A part of Paenibacillus donghaensis genomic DNA contains:
- a CDS encoding DNA alkylation repair protein: MEPIQAEIPVAAWIQERKGARKVSEIPPEVLNLLNSGQIQSVNLTEWLAVDHQLLFQHVVQSLDLEVECQDMLSRWNQHPTETRIMKLIPAFAADWLQFLNKLTIERREEVFQSLATHPSDSVRCWAAYIIGLDPQLELADRLSGIRAFAADAHFGVREISWMAVREAIILQLPQALALLDTWVQNPDANIRRFAIEATRPQGVWAKHITALKNEPALGLHLLEAVRSDPAKYVQDSVGNWLNDAAKSHTDWVQSVCDRWRKQSATKETSRIVTKALRTINKQK; this comes from the coding sequence ATGGAACCCATTCAGGCAGAGATTCCGGTTGCCGCATGGATACAAGAGCGCAAAGGCGCTCGCAAGGTCAGCGAGATCCCGCCAGAGGTATTGAACCTGCTGAATAGCGGCCAGATCCAGAGCGTCAATCTGACGGAGTGGCTGGCTGTGGATCATCAGCTGCTGTTCCAGCATGTAGTTCAGTCGCTGGACTTGGAAGTGGAGTGCCAAGATATGCTTAGCAGGTGGAACCAGCATCCTACAGAGACGCGGATCATGAAGCTGATTCCAGCTTTTGCCGCCGATTGGCTGCAGTTCCTCAACAAGCTAACTATCGAGCGCCGTGAAGAGGTATTCCAGTCACTGGCTACGCATCCGTCCGACAGTGTCCGCTGCTGGGCGGCCTATATCATTGGGCTGGACCCGCAGCTGGAACTGGCGGATCGGCTGAGCGGTATCCGCGCGTTCGCCGCCGATGCCCATTTCGGGGTGCGCGAGATTTCCTGGATGGCGGTTAGAGAGGCGATCATCCTCCAGTTACCACAGGCACTGGCACTGCTGGACACCTGGGTCCAGAACCCCGATGCCAATATCCGCCGTTTTGCGATAGAAGCGACCCGCCCTCAGGGAGTGTGGGCCAAGCATATCACTGCACTTAAGAACGAGCCGGCGCTAGGCCTGCACCTGCTGGAAGCTGTCCGCTCCGATCCGGCCAAATATGTGCAGGACTCTGTGGGCAACTGGCTGAACGATGCCGCCAAATCGCACACGGATTGGGTGCAGTCCGTCTGCGACCGCTGGCGCAAACAATCCGCCACCAAGGAAACGTCGAGGATTGTCACGAAAGCGTTACGTACCATTAACAAGCAGAAATAG